Proteins encoded in a region of the Gopherus flavomarginatus isolate rGopFla2 chromosome 19, rGopFla2.mat.asm, whole genome shotgun sequence genome:
- the DNAJC30 gene encoding dnaJ homolog subfamily C member 30, mitochondrial: MAPARSARGWPRALLGRVLPARPYGRSAADGRPAGLYELLGVPASATQAQIKAAYYEQSFRCHPDRNAGSAEAAARFTALHQAYAVLGSAALRRRYDRGALSRQELRAPAPAPAPARRPPAFDFDAFYRAHYGEQLERQQLLRQRRQRLQRQREEAARRWQPDRLAEFSVAVLLLSAMALLVGTK; the protein is encoded by the coding sequence ATGGCGCCGGCTCGCTCCGCTCGGGGCTGGCCCCGCGCGCTCCTGGGCCGCGTCCTGCCCGCCCGGCCCTACGGCCGCAGCGCCGCCGACGGGCGCCCCGCGGGGCTGTACGAGCTGCTGGGCGTGCCGGCCAGCGCCACGCAGGCGCAGATCAAGGCGGCCTACTACGAGCAGAGCTTCCGCTGCCACCCGGACCGCAACGCGGGCAGCGCGGAGGCGGCCGCGCGCTTCACGGCGCTGCACCAGGCCTACGCCGTGCTGGGCAGCGCCGCCCTGCGCCGCCGCTACGACCGGGGCGCGCTGAGCCGCCAGGAGCTGCGCGCGCCCGCCCCGGCCCCGGCGCCCGCCCGCCGCCCGCCCGCCTTCGACTTCGACGCCTTCTACCGCGCCCACTACGGCGAGCAGCTGGAGCGGCAGCAGCTCCTCCGCCAGCGGCGCCAGCGGCTGCAGCGGCAGCGCGAGGAGGCGGCCCGGCGCTGGCAGCCGGACAGGCTGGCGGAGTTCTCGGTCGCCGTGCTCCTGCTCTCCGCCATGGCGCTGCTGGTCGGCACGAAGTGA